One window of the Esox lucius isolate fEsoLuc1 chromosome 8, fEsoLuc1.pri, whole genome shotgun sequence genome contains the following:
- the LOC105011680 gene encoding uncharacterized protein LOC105011680 isoform X4 — MNWENQLSSILSAADGSVAKMKERLTTPGKYPKGREVDLYLMREVAGVSGLEPPCLPALTHPFSSLLPPPSSSAVQWADLAAVQSQLQIQSQAIESLTRSLCEMDRERHTQQRHVEALQDEVRRLREREAEQRLGAASPGAERRLEQWRREVGRELTSLRGHVTKATSLGNLEEGFSSKLRREELDHLRREVDTLKTQFRRQEENMFLQQSEARETRRQYERSCKTLEELTESYRNHSFELAKTVSQYSHTVQEIRHIRATVSELKDEVRSLILRQRQHTPTVTPCMAELAAISLHREFKGQREKPESDSDDFSPTPSLAEISSDDLSWLDDKDRED; from the exons ATGAACTGGGAAAACCAGCTGAGCTCCATCCTGTCAGCAGCTGATGGCAGTGTTGCCAAGATGAAG GAAAGACTGACCACGCCAGGAAAGTACCCTAAAGGTAGAGAAG TAGATCTCTACCTGATGAGGGAGGTGGCTGGTGTGTCAGGTTTGGAACCACCTTGCCTCCCTGCTCTGACCCATCCCTTCAgctctctcctcccacctccatcctcctctgCTGTGCAGTGGGCAGACCTGGCAGCTGTCCAATCACAACTGCAGATTCAGAGTCAG GCCATAGAGTCCCTGACCCGGAGTCTCTGTGAAATGGACAGAGAGCGACACACTCAGCAGCGTCACGTAGAGGCCCTACAAG ATGAGGTTCGCCGGCTGCGTGAGCGGGAGGCGGAGCAGAGGTTGGGGGCGGCAAGCCCCGGAGCGGAGAGAAGGTTGGAGcagtggaggagggaggtgggccGTGAGCTCACCTCTCTGAGGGGCCACGTCACCAAGGCCACATCGCTAGGCAACctagaggaggg tttcagctcaaaGCTGAGAAGGGAGGAGTTGGATCatctgaggagagaggtggacaCGCTCAAAACCCAGTTCA gGAGGCAGGAGGAGAACATGTTTCTGCAGCAGTCAGaggccagagagacaaggagacagtATGAGCGCAGCTGTAAG ACCCTAGAAGAACTAACAGAAAGCTACAGAAACCACAGCTTTGAACTAGCTAAGACCGTTTCTCAATACTCACACACAGTGCAGGAGATACGACATAttag GGCAACTGTTTCAGAGCTGAAGGATGAGGTCAGGAGTCTGATTCTGAGGCAGAgacaacacacacctacagtcaCACCATGCATGGCAG AGTTAGCTGCCATCTCCCTCCATAGAGAGTTCAAGGGTCAAAGGGAGAAGCCAGAATCAGACTCTGATGACTTTAGCCCCACCCCTAGTCTGGCTGAGATCAGCTCTGATGACCTATCCTGGCTGGACGACAAAGACAGAG
- the LOC105011680 gene encoding uncharacterized protein LOC105011680 isoform X1, which translates to MNWENQLSSILSAADGSVAKMKERLTTPGKYPKGREVDLYLMREVAGVSGLEPPCLPALTHPFSSLLPPPSSSAVQWADLAAVQSQLQIQSQAIESLTRSLCEMDRERHTQQRHVEALQDEVRRLREREAEQRLGAASPGAERRLEQWRREVGRELTSLRGHVTKATSLGNLEEGFSSKLRREELDHLRREVDTLKTQFRRQEENMFLQQSEARETRRQYERSCKTLEELTESYRNHSFELAKTVSQYSHTVQEIRHIRATVSELKDEVRSLILRQRQHTPTVTPCMAELAAISLHREFKGQREKPESDSDDFSPTPSLAEISSDDLSWLDDKDRVSRVRQNTSSKVNDLKESGSGLDDDDDDDGLDEDNLGLGSDSPSGLSLNDL; encoded by the exons ATGAACTGGGAAAACCAGCTGAGCTCCATCCTGTCAGCAGCTGATGGCAGTGTTGCCAAGATGAAG GAAAGACTGACCACGCCAGGAAAGTACCCTAAAGGTAGAGAAG TAGATCTCTACCTGATGAGGGAGGTGGCTGGTGTGTCAGGTTTGGAACCACCTTGCCTCCCTGCTCTGACCCATCCCTTCAgctctctcctcccacctccatcctcctctgCTGTGCAGTGGGCAGACCTGGCAGCTGTCCAATCACAACTGCAGATTCAGAGTCAG GCCATAGAGTCCCTGACCCGGAGTCTCTGTGAAATGGACAGAGAGCGACACACTCAGCAGCGTCACGTAGAGGCCCTACAAG ATGAGGTTCGCCGGCTGCGTGAGCGGGAGGCGGAGCAGAGGTTGGGGGCGGCAAGCCCCGGAGCGGAGAGAAGGTTGGAGcagtggaggagggaggtgggccGTGAGCTCACCTCTCTGAGGGGCCACGTCACCAAGGCCACATCGCTAGGCAACctagaggaggg tttcagctcaaaGCTGAGAAGGGAGGAGTTGGATCatctgaggagagaggtggacaCGCTCAAAACCCAGTTCA gGAGGCAGGAGGAGAACATGTTTCTGCAGCAGTCAGaggccagagagacaaggagacagtATGAGCGCAGCTGTAAG ACCCTAGAAGAACTAACAGAAAGCTACAGAAACCACAGCTTTGAACTAGCTAAGACCGTTTCTCAATACTCACACACAGTGCAGGAGATACGACATAttag GGCAACTGTTTCAGAGCTGAAGGATGAGGTCAGGAGTCTGATTCTGAGGCAGAgacaacacacacctacagtcaCACCATGCATGGCAG AGTTAGCTGCCATCTCCCTCCATAGAGAGTTCAAGGGTCAAAGGGAGAAGCCAGAATCAGACTCTGATGACTTTAGCCCCACCCCTAGTCTGGCTGAGATCAGCTCTGATGACCTATCCTGGCTGGACGACAAAGACAGAG TATCCCGGGTACGCCAGAACACCAGCTCCAAAGTAAATGATCTCAAAGAATCAGGAAGTGGTCTGGACGATGACGACGACGACGATGGTCTTGACGAAGATAACCTTGGGTTGGGATCAGACAGCCCCTCTGGTCTGAGCCTaaatgacctttga
- the LOC105011680 gene encoding uncharacterized protein LOC105011680 isoform X2: protein MNWENQLSSILSAADGSVAKMKERLTTPGKYPKGREDLYLMREVAGVSGLEPPCLPALTHPFSSLLPPPSSSAVQWADLAAVQSQLQIQSQAIESLTRSLCEMDRERHTQQRHVEALQDEVRRLREREAEQRLGAASPGAERRLEQWRREVGRELTSLRGHVTKATSLGNLEEGFSSKLRREELDHLRREVDTLKTQFRRQEENMFLQQSEARETRRQYERSCKTLEELTESYRNHSFELAKTVSQYSHTVQEIRHIRATVSELKDEVRSLILRQRQHTPTVTPCMAELAAISLHREFKGQREKPESDSDDFSPTPSLAEISSDDLSWLDDKDRVSRVRQNTSSKVNDLKESGSGLDDDDDDDGLDEDNLGLGSDSPSGLSLNDL, encoded by the exons ATGAACTGGGAAAACCAGCTGAGCTCCATCCTGTCAGCAGCTGATGGCAGTGTTGCCAAGATGAAG GAAAGACTGACCACGCCAGGAAAGTACCCTAAAGGTAGAGAAG ATCTCTACCTGATGAGGGAGGTGGCTGGTGTGTCAGGTTTGGAACCACCTTGCCTCCCTGCTCTGACCCATCCCTTCAgctctctcctcccacctccatcctcctctgCTGTGCAGTGGGCAGACCTGGCAGCTGTCCAATCACAACTGCAGATTCAGAGTCAG GCCATAGAGTCCCTGACCCGGAGTCTCTGTGAAATGGACAGAGAGCGACACACTCAGCAGCGTCACGTAGAGGCCCTACAAG ATGAGGTTCGCCGGCTGCGTGAGCGGGAGGCGGAGCAGAGGTTGGGGGCGGCAAGCCCCGGAGCGGAGAGAAGGTTGGAGcagtggaggagggaggtgggccGTGAGCTCACCTCTCTGAGGGGCCACGTCACCAAGGCCACATCGCTAGGCAACctagaggaggg tttcagctcaaaGCTGAGAAGGGAGGAGTTGGATCatctgaggagagaggtggacaCGCTCAAAACCCAGTTCA gGAGGCAGGAGGAGAACATGTTTCTGCAGCAGTCAGaggccagagagacaaggagacagtATGAGCGCAGCTGTAAG ACCCTAGAAGAACTAACAGAAAGCTACAGAAACCACAGCTTTGAACTAGCTAAGACCGTTTCTCAATACTCACACACAGTGCAGGAGATACGACATAttag GGCAACTGTTTCAGAGCTGAAGGATGAGGTCAGGAGTCTGATTCTGAGGCAGAgacaacacacacctacagtcaCACCATGCATGGCAG AGTTAGCTGCCATCTCCCTCCATAGAGAGTTCAAGGGTCAAAGGGAGAAGCCAGAATCAGACTCTGATGACTTTAGCCCCACCCCTAGTCTGGCTGAGATCAGCTCTGATGACCTATCCTGGCTGGACGACAAAGACAGAG TATCCCGGGTACGCCAGAACACCAGCTCCAAAGTAAATGATCTCAAAGAATCAGGAAGTGGTCTGGACGATGACGACGACGACGATGGTCTTGACGAAGATAACCTTGGGTTGGGATCAGACAGCCCCTCTGGTCTGAGCCTaaatgacctttga
- the LOC105011680 gene encoding uncharacterized protein LOC105011680 isoform X3, with product MNWENQLSSILSAADGSVAKMKERLTTPGKYPKGREVDLYLMREVAGVSGLEPPCLPALTHPFSSLLPPPSSSAVQWADLAAVQSQLQIQSQAIESLTRSLCEMDRERHTQQRHVEALQDEVRRLREREAEQRLGAASPGAERRLEQWRREVGRELTSLRGHVTKATSLGNLEEGFSSKLRREELDHLRREVDTLKTQFRRQEENMFLQQSEARETRRQYERSCKTLEELTESYRNHSFELAKTVSQYSHTVQEIRHIRATVSELKDEVRSLILRQRQHTPTVTPCMAELAAISLHREFKGQREKPESDSDDFSPTPSLAEISSDDLSWLDDKDRAYCSSPWDWYTRPHTRGLFSLFLVSQYPGYARTPAPK from the exons ATGAACTGGGAAAACCAGCTGAGCTCCATCCTGTCAGCAGCTGATGGCAGTGTTGCCAAGATGAAG GAAAGACTGACCACGCCAGGAAAGTACCCTAAAGGTAGAGAAG TAGATCTCTACCTGATGAGGGAGGTGGCTGGTGTGTCAGGTTTGGAACCACCTTGCCTCCCTGCTCTGACCCATCCCTTCAgctctctcctcccacctccatcctcctctgCTGTGCAGTGGGCAGACCTGGCAGCTGTCCAATCACAACTGCAGATTCAGAGTCAG GCCATAGAGTCCCTGACCCGGAGTCTCTGTGAAATGGACAGAGAGCGACACACTCAGCAGCGTCACGTAGAGGCCCTACAAG ATGAGGTTCGCCGGCTGCGTGAGCGGGAGGCGGAGCAGAGGTTGGGGGCGGCAAGCCCCGGAGCGGAGAGAAGGTTGGAGcagtggaggagggaggtgggccGTGAGCTCACCTCTCTGAGGGGCCACGTCACCAAGGCCACATCGCTAGGCAACctagaggaggg tttcagctcaaaGCTGAGAAGGGAGGAGTTGGATCatctgaggagagaggtggacaCGCTCAAAACCCAGTTCA gGAGGCAGGAGGAGAACATGTTTCTGCAGCAGTCAGaggccagagagacaaggagacagtATGAGCGCAGCTGTAAG ACCCTAGAAGAACTAACAGAAAGCTACAGAAACCACAGCTTTGAACTAGCTAAGACCGTTTCTCAATACTCACACACAGTGCAGGAGATACGACATAttag GGCAACTGTTTCAGAGCTGAAGGATGAGGTCAGGAGTCTGATTCTGAGGCAGAgacaacacacacctacagtcaCACCATGCATGGCAG AGTTAGCTGCCATCTCCCTCCATAGAGAGTTCAAGGGTCAAAGGGAGAAGCCAGAATCAGACTCTGATGACTTTAGCCCCACCCCTAGTCTGGCTGAGATCAGCTCTGATGACCTATCCTGGCTGGACGACAAAGACAGAG CCTACTGCTCTAGCCCCTGGGACTGGTatacacgcccacacacacgtGGactgttctctctgttcctcgTCTCCCAGTATCCCGGGTACGCCAGAACACCAGCTCCAAAGTAA